One genomic window of Mucilaginibacter sp. SJ includes the following:
- the clpX gene encoding ATP-dependent Clp protease ATP-binding subunit ClpX, with protein sequence MNKNSKEIRCSFCGAGKQDSLMLIAGLDAHICDKCVNQANEILAEELKVRKVKSSPLAPALLKPSEMKAHLDQYVIGQDDAKKILSVAVYNHYKRLNQRIDKDEVEIEKSNIIMVGETGTGKTLLAKTLAKVLNVPFCICDATVLTEAGYVGEDVESILTRLLQSADYDVTLAEKGIVYIDEVDKIARKSDNASITRDVSGEGVQQALLKILEGTMVNVPPQGGRKHPDQKMITVNTSNILFICGGAFDGIERKIANRLRTQTVGYKFKHDEGDIDTKNFYKYITPQDLKSFGLIPELIGRLPVLTYLNPLDREALHNILTEPKNSLLKQYKKLFEYEGVKLDFEDEVLEFIVDKAMEFKLGARGLRSICEAIMIDAMFEFPSKKDVKRLNVTLDYAREKFEKSDLKKLKVA encoded by the coding sequence ATGAATAAAAACAGCAAAGAGATCAGGTGTTCATTTTGCGGTGCCGGTAAACAGGATTCCCTGATGTTAATAGCAGGACTTGATGCACATATTTGTGATAAATGTGTGAACCAGGCCAATGAAATATTGGCTGAGGAGTTGAAGGTACGTAAAGTGAAGTCATCGCCTCTGGCGCCGGCCTTGCTTAAGCCATCAGAGATGAAGGCACATCTTGATCAGTATGTTATTGGGCAGGATGATGCCAAAAAGATACTTTCGGTAGCTGTATATAATCATTATAAACGCTTAAATCAGCGTATTGATAAAGATGAGGTTGAGATTGAAAAATCGAACATCATCATGGTAGGTGAAACAGGTACGGGCAAAACCCTGCTTGCTAAAACACTCGCCAAAGTACTTAACGTTCCGTTTTGCATTTGCGACGCTACTGTGCTAACCGAAGCCGGTTATGTAGGGGAGGACGTTGAAAGCATCCTGACCCGCTTACTGCAATCGGCCGATTATGATGTAACCCTTGCCGAAAAAGGTATTGTTTACATTGATGAGGTTGATAAAATAGCCCGTAAAAGCGATAATGCTTCTATCACCCGCGACGTATCCGGAGAAGGTGTACAACAAGCACTATTGAAGATATTAGAAGGTACCATGGTTAACGTACCACCACAAGGTGGCCGTAAACACCCGGATCAGAAAATGATCACGGTAAATACCAGTAACATCCTTTTCATTTGCGGAGGGGCCTTTGATGGTATTGAAAGGAAGATCGCCAATCGACTGCGTACCCAAACTGTTGGTTACAAGTTTAAGCACGATGAGGGCGATATCGATACTAAAAACTTCTATAAGTATATTACACCGCAGGATTTGAAATCATTTGGTTTAATCCCTGAGTTGATAGGCCGTTTGCCGGTGCTTACCTACCTCAACCCGCTTGATAGGGAAGCATTGCACAATATCTTAACCGAGCCTAAAAACTCATTATTGAAACAGTACAAAAAACTGTTTGAATATGAAGGTGTAAAGCTTGATTTTGAAGACGAAGTACTGGAGTTTATTGTTGATAAAGCAATGGAATTTAAACTTGGTGCGAGGGGATTACGCTCAATATGCGAAGCTATCATGATCGATGCTATGTTTGAGTTCCCATCCAAAAAAGATGTGAAACGGTTGAACGTAACATTGGATTACGCACGCGAGAAGTTTGAAAAATCTGATCTGAAAAAGTTAAAAGTAGCTTAA
- the tig gene encoding trigger factor translates to MNITQEKINDLNAVVKININPEDYQPRVEKAIKENAKKAKIPGFRPGMVPASHIKKMYGKSILVDEINNLLQDTLNNYIDEQKLAVLGQPLPAADDNKEYNWDFADNFEFSYELGLAPEFSIDFSSKDKLTQYVIKVDDETLASRIKNIRRSYGKMTNPDVSADDDVLYSELVQLSADGSVFEDGITNTASVRLDQIKDEAIKASLIGLKKGDVLTFDIRKAFDNDAAKIAGLLKIEEDDAADLRGDFQLTVKNVNRLEESDLNQEFFDKLFGEGTVTTEEEFTAKITEELESMMVQDADRKLQDDMYKLAVAKVDFALPDEFLKRWLKATNEKLSDEELEGGYNDFAQNLKWTLIENKIITDNTIEIKYEDVFELAKIRLDQQFRMYSPTAIPEDQLGQYTVQYLQNKENANKIFEEVKALKVFDYIKNVITLDKQDILYTDFSALVSAAQ, encoded by the coding sequence ATGAATATTACACAGGAAAAAATTAATGACCTGAACGCAGTTGTTAAAATTAACATCAACCCTGAAGATTACCAGCCACGTGTTGAAAAAGCTATAAAGGAAAACGCTAAAAAAGCAAAAATTCCTGGTTTTCGCCCGGGCATGGTGCCTGCATCGCACATCAAAAAAATGTACGGTAAAAGCATCCTTGTTGATGAAATCAACAACCTGTTACAAGATACTTTAAATAACTATATCGACGAGCAGAAACTGGCTGTATTGGGTCAGCCATTGCCTGCTGCAGATGATAACAAAGAATACAACTGGGATTTTGCCGATAACTTTGAGTTTAGCTATGAATTAGGTTTAGCTCCTGAGTTCAGCATCGACTTTTCATCAAAAGATAAATTAACCCAATACGTAATCAAAGTTGATGACGAAACGCTTGCTTCAAGGATCAAAAACATCCGCCGCAGCTATGGCAAAATGACAAATCCTGACGTATCGGCAGATGATGACGTTCTTTACAGCGAATTAGTTCAACTTTCTGCTGATGGTAGTGTTTTTGAGGATGGAATAACCAATACAGCGTCTGTACGTTTAGATCAGATCAAAGATGAGGCTATCAAAGCTTCATTGATCGGTTTGAAAAAAGGCGATGTGTTAACATTCGATATTCGTAAAGCTTTTGATAACGACGCAGCTAAAATTGCCGGTTTATTGAAAATTGAAGAAGACGATGCAGCTGATTTAAGAGGCGATTTCCAATTAACTGTTAAAAACGTTAACCGTTTAGAAGAAAGCGATCTTAACCAGGAGTTCTTTGACAAATTATTTGGTGAAGGTACAGTAACTACCGAAGAGGAGTTCACAGCTAAAATTACTGAAGAGCTTGAAAGCATGATGGTTCAGGATGCCGACCGCAAATTGCAGGACGACATGTACAAACTGGCTGTCGCTAAAGTTGATTTCGCCCTTCCTGACGAGTTTCTGAAACGCTGGTTAAAAGCAACCAACGAGAAATTAAGCGACGAGGAATTAGAAGGCGGTTACAACGATTTTGCTCAAAACCTGAAATGGACTTTGATAGAAAATAAGATCATTACCGATAACACTATCGAGATTAAATACGAAGATGTGTTTGAATTGGCTAAGATCCGTTTAGACCAGCAGTTCAGGATGTACAGCCCGACAGCGATCCCTGAAGATCAGTTAGGCCAGTATACCGTTCAGTACCTGCAAAACAAAGAAAATGCTAACAAAATATTTGAAGAGGTAAAAGCATTAAAGGTATTTGACTATATCAAAAATGTGATCACTTTAGATAAGCAGGATATCCTTTACACTGATTTCAGTGCATTGGTATCTGCAGCACAGTAA
- a CDS encoding carboxypeptidase-like regulatory domain-containing protein codes for MQAPIKKSLLFFSFLSFCITAAFGQKPLTPSRQSSYYTYIYKITDGDVFKFYRYPRKKPDEQILHNPIDSFKTNDKWNNTLPPGNYLKVVAKKNLLSYSLIENRSANLKLLANNYDLRFILVDRAGKAINNALMQFNNHTVTYDSKAGLYIANPSKRDTILKVDYAGVTNYYAIKKQQRSSYYHYNPYRHMSFFKAAWKRFKNLFKGHDKYYGRQPADKYEGFMVFNKAIYKPHDTVKFKAFVLNKKSKQPITAAQLLVRLKERNDEDGKIIGKVNSYRYGAYEYSFALTDSLDLSLDEDYTISLEDPSSEKYKLDDYDGDDDQGFLAKRKVFLTGRFKYEEYELKSITFSTRVDKEEHGPGNPATLYLKAVDENNLPVTDGRVTVTFNTRGTGTRTQNYTFVPDQLWTHRLQLDPVGETRLIIPDSIFPKADITYTINSEFLNTNNEQQSANNDMRYRYSRFSVSAKLNGDTLISNAFDNGKAIQTAATISALNAKYDTISRIRVMLPSKTIINPYADSYDIETDSAYADLDLKDNNAGISLSGYRTADSVFVKVENPRHLHFWYSVFGGNKLIDAGQANNLFYTRAYNGQNLVNFQVHYIWAGESKTEATDITYRDKLLTINVRQPISVYPGQQAKTDIVVTDAKGQPVANADLTAWSMTSKFADYKAPYVPYLGKGFTYRKQKMGFNTGNINGDGSLQLNWKRWSKEMGLDSIAYYQFTHPNKIYRVEEDAKDSLTQVAPFVIKNGDVLPVHILYIDDRPVYFDQTQQLKRYSFAVSPGRHMFRFRTSHQNVWVDSVDVQKSKKLIFSINADNAHSTKVLDTLSTYECDLINRYLITVINNFGWKMALLTQNEKVFMINPDPNYGYRNNSVLIGPSAENFANLDLQGSGSRRFVAEPGYSFQFEPGLIKQKSIPTTYPFNPILSSYQGPADDYTQQVLTQPEAESIWQQYLDLRSNTQSLFVNPTITGETGKLSMSIDQPKGKKLLVKNLIVYKYDDPDFLLIYPGNTTYINNLNAGSYRLLFLLKGDSYDIKENVTIKTGGTNFYNFTVLPTHGKDSVGVRISNIINNRTGGYNHGDREIENDALKIKEAFNDKYLDTGNFGDMMSGIVTASDDKLVVPGVTIRVKGSSTGTQTDIAGRFKLKVPKTGKLIVSFIGYETQELSIQPGATIKVVLKPSSKSLQEVVVIGYGVQRKAEMTGSIATVSSLEGGLAGLTVGNEANIMIRGINSSPSAQPLIVVDGEIVDKLSDVNKDDIAEINVLKDAAATAIYGARGAKGVIVIRTKAKPGLAGGQRADSTQTGSSQTMRKNFSDYAYWQPKLTTDEHGKASFMVTYPDDITNWRTFIIGITGNRQTGFTESSIKSYKSLSANFIAPQFAIAGDEMNLIGKVMNYNNTSAKLTRIFKYNGQTLKQDELEVKNSKIDTLTITATAAASTNPTDSLTFEYTIKRDNGYFDGEQRRIPVMPQGVKETKGVFEALDRDTTVNMKFDPALGPVTFRAEASVLPALTEETRKLREYKYLCNEQLASKLKGLLMERHIKKFLGEEFKYERNIKEVIKKLQENRKSNGTWGWWKDSNEELWISLHVVEALIDAQKEGYAVELDKQKLTDYLVFPLESYKGRDKILCLELLHKLGAKVDYQKYVTGIEKEQVKEQKNFDYKLSGYDKLRMMLLRQESALSIKMDSLINTSKHTMFGNLYWGEDGYRFFDNSVQLSVLAYRIIKNEGRHPELLTKIRGYFLEQRRLGDWRNTYESALILETILPDLLTENKQVQPSQIRLTGTDTKTIDKFPYSATLTDKTISISKTGSLPVYITGYQQFWNNKPEKVSKDFTVNTWFERKEKTITTLKGGEPVLLKAEVTARGDADFVMIEIPIPAGCSYESKEQQWDNNEVHREYFKEKVSIFCRSLKQGKYTFTVNLIPRYNGKYTLNPAKAEMMYFPVFYGREGMKQVVIGASGH; via the coding sequence ATGCAGGCACCAATAAAAAAATCATTATTATTTTTCAGTTTCTTAAGTTTTTGTATAACTGCCGCATTTGGGCAAAAGCCGCTTACCCCAAGCCGGCAAAGCAGCTATTATACCTACATATATAAAATAACGGATGGTGATGTGTTTAAATTTTACCGCTACCCACGTAAAAAACCTGATGAGCAAATATTACATAACCCCATTGATTCGTTTAAAACAAACGATAAATGGAACAACACACTCCCTCCCGGCAACTATTTGAAAGTAGTTGCCAAAAAGAATTTACTAAGCTATTCGCTTATCGAAAACCGCTCGGCCAATTTAAAACTGCTGGCCAATAACTATGACCTCCGCTTTATTTTGGTTGATCGGGCAGGCAAAGCTATTAACAACGCTTTAATGCAGTTTAACAATCATACCGTTACTTATGATTCAAAAGCCGGCTTGTATATAGCTAATCCTTCAAAAAGGGATACCATACTAAAAGTTGATTACGCGGGCGTAACCAATTACTACGCTATAAAAAAACAGCAGCGCTCATCTTATTATCATTACAACCCGTATCGGCATATGAGCTTTTTTAAGGCTGCCTGGAAACGCTTTAAAAACCTGTTTAAGGGGCACGACAAATATTACGGCCGCCAACCCGCAGATAAATACGAAGGCTTCATGGTATTTAATAAGGCCATTTATAAACCACATGATACTGTAAAGTTTAAGGCTTTCGTCTTAAATAAAAAATCAAAACAACCTATAACCGCAGCTCAGCTTTTAGTGCGACTCAAAGAACGCAATGATGAAGACGGTAAGATCATCGGCAAAGTAAACAGTTACCGCTATGGAGCTTATGAATATAGTTTCGCGCTTACTGATAGCCTCGACCTTTCGCTTGATGAAGATTATACCATCTCGCTCGAAGATCCGTCGAGCGAAAAATATAAACTTGATGATTATGACGGCGATGACGATCAGGGCTTTTTAGCCAAACGCAAGGTTTTTCTGACAGGCCGGTTTAAATATGAAGAATACGAGCTTAAATCAATTACCTTCAGCACCAGGGTTGATAAAGAAGAACACGGGCCCGGAAATCCGGCTACATTATATTTAAAAGCAGTTGACGAAAATAACCTGCCGGTTACAGATGGCAGGGTTACTGTTACATTCAATACCCGTGGCACCGGTACGCGCACGCAAAACTACACTTTTGTGCCCGACCAGCTTTGGACACACCGGTTACAGCTCGACCCGGTTGGTGAAACCAGGCTAATTATCCCTGATTCTATCTTTCCGAAAGCGGATATCACTTATACCATTAATTCGGAGTTTCTGAACACCAATAACGAACAGCAATCGGCCAATAACGATATGAGGTACCGGTACAGCAGGTTTAGTGTATCTGCCAAATTAAACGGGGATACACTGATCAGTAACGCCTTTGACAATGGCAAGGCCATACAAACTGCGGCCACCATTAGCGCCCTTAACGCAAAGTATGATACCATATCCAGGATCAGGGTAATGCTCCCGTCAAAAACTATCATTAACCCTTATGCCGATAGCTACGATATTGAAACAGACAGCGCCTATGCCGACCTCGACCTGAAAGATAATAACGCCGGCATCTCGCTATCGGGCTATCGCACCGCCGATTCAGTGTTTGTAAAGGTTGAAAACCCGCGGCACCTGCATTTCTGGTATTCGGTATTTGGCGGCAACAAATTAATTGATGCAGGGCAGGCCAATAACCTGTTTTATACACGTGCTTACAATGGTCAAAACCTCGTAAACTTCCAGGTGCATTATATCTGGGCAGGTGAAAGCAAAACCGAAGCCACCGATATCACGTACCGCGATAAGCTGCTGACCATCAACGTTCGTCAGCCGATATCCGTTTATCCCGGGCAGCAAGCTAAAACCGACATCGTGGTTACCGATGCTAAAGGTCAGCCTGTAGCCAACGCTGATTTAACGGCCTGGTCAATGACGAGTAAGTTTGCCGACTACAAGGCGCCGTATGTGCCATACCTTGGCAAAGGTTTTACTTATCGCAAGCAAAAAATGGGTTTTAATACCGGCAATATAAATGGCGATGGGTCATTACAGCTCAACTGGAAGCGCTGGAGTAAGGAAATGGGGCTTGACAGTATTGCTTACTACCAGTTTACTCACCCTAACAAAATTTACCGGGTTGAAGAAGACGCCAAAGACTCGCTAACTCAGGTGGCGCCCTTTGTGATTAAAAACGGCGATGTACTGCCCGTACATATCCTTTATATTGATGACCGGCCGGTGTACTTCGACCAAACACAGCAGCTTAAACGCTACAGCTTCGCGGTATCGCCGGGCAGGCACATGTTCCGGTTCAGGACCAGCCATCAAAACGTTTGGGTAGATAGTGTGGATGTACAAAAATCGAAAAAACTGATCTTCAGCATTAATGCGGATAATGCGCACTCAACAAAGGTTTTGGATACATTGAGTACCTATGAATGCGATCTCATCAACCGTTACCTGATTACCGTTATCAATAATTTTGGCTGGAAGATGGCCCTCCTTACCCAAAACGAAAAGGTATTCATGATCAATCCCGACCCGAACTATGGTTACCGGAACAACAGCGTACTCATAGGTCCGTCGGCCGAAAACTTTGCCAATTTAGATTTACAAGGCAGCGGATCACGACGTTTTGTTGCCGAACCAGGTTATTCATTTCAGTTTGAGCCCGGCCTTATTAAACAAAAAAGTATCCCCACTACTTATCCCTTCAACCCCATACTATCGTCATACCAGGGCCCGGCCGATGATTATACACAACAGGTACTTACCCAACCCGAGGCCGAAAGTATCTGGCAGCAATATCTTGACCTGCGCAGCAACACGCAATCGCTTTTTGTAAACCCTACCATCACCGGCGAAACAGGTAAACTAAGTATGAGCATCGATCAACCTAAAGGCAAAAAACTGTTGGTTAAAAACCTGATCGTTTATAAATATGATGACCCGGACTTTTTATTGATCTATCCCGGCAATACCACATACATTAATAACCTTAACGCCGGCAGCTACAGGCTTTTATTTTTGCTTAAGGGCGATAGTTATGATATTAAAGAAAATGTAACCATAAAAACAGGTGGTACTAATTTTTACAATTTTACGGTGTTGCCCACGCATGGCAAAGATTCGGTAGGTGTGCGGATCAGCAACATTATCAATAACAGGACGGGCGGCTATAATCACGGTGACCGGGAAATAGAAAACGATGCCCTGAAAATAAAAGAAGCGTTTAATGATAAATACCTTGATACCGGCAACTTCGGCGATATGATGAGCGGAATAGTTACCGCCAGCGATGATAAATTGGTTGTACCCGGCGTAACCATAAGGGTAAAGGGTTCATCAACAGGTACGCAAACTGACATAGCAGGGCGCTTTAAATTAAAAGTACCCAAAACCGGCAAACTCATTGTAAGCTTTATAGGGTACGAAACACAGGAGTTAAGCATACAACCCGGTGCAACTATCAAGGTAGTCTTAAAACCCAGCTCAAAATCCTTGCAGGAAGTAGTGGTTATTGGGTATGGCGTGCAACGAAAAGCGGAAATGACCGGATCGATAGCAACCGTATCTTCCTTAGAAGGCGGGCTTGCTGGCCTGACAGTAGGTAACGAAGCCAATATCATGATCAGGGGCATTAATTCATCACCGTCGGCCCAGCCGCTGATTGTGGTGGATGGCGAAATTGTTGATAAGCTATCTGACGTAAATAAAGATGACATTGCAGAAATTAATGTATTGAAAGACGCCGCTGCAACCGCTATATATGGTGCACGCGGTGCAAAAGGCGTCATCGTGATCAGAACTAAAGCTAAACCCGGTTTGGCTGGAGGCCAAAGGGCCGACAGTACACAAACCGGCAGTTCGCAAACCATGCGTAAAAACTTTTCTGACTATGCCTACTGGCAACCTAAGCTCACTACCGATGAACACGGGAAGGCCAGCTTCATGGTTACCTACCCCGATGATATCACCAACTGGCGAACATTTATCATCGGCATAACGGGCAACAGGCAAACCGGCTTTACCGAAAGCAGTATCAAATCATATAAATCATTAAGCGCAAATTTTATCGCACCGCAATTTGCCATAGCCGGCGATGAAATGAACCTGATTGGTAAAGTGATGAACTACAACAATACCTCCGCAAAGCTTACCCGTATTTTTAAATACAACGGCCAGACTTTGAAACAAGACGAGCTGGAAGTTAAAAACTCTAAAATTGACACACTTACTATTACTGCTACTGCTGCTGCTTCTACCAATCCTACCGACAGCCTCACTTTTGAATACACCATTAAACGGGATAACGGCTATTTTGACGGCGAGCAACGCAGGATCCCGGTAATGCCGCAGGGTGTTAAAGAAACCAAAGGGGTTTTTGAGGCACTTGACCGCGATACCACAGTGAACATGAAATTTGATCCGGCTTTGGGACCAGTCACTTTCCGGGCAGAGGCTTCTGTATTGCCTGCGTTGACTGAAGAAACCCGCAAGCTGAGAGAATATAAATACTTATGCAATGAGCAGCTGGCTTCAAAATTGAAAGGCCTGCTCATGGAACGACACATTAAAAAGTTTTTGGGCGAAGAGTTTAAGTACGAAAGAAATATAAAAGAGGTGATTAAAAAACTACAGGAAAACCGCAAAAGTAACGGTACCTGGGGCTGGTGGAAGGATAGTAACGAAGAACTCTGGATTAGCCTGCATGTGGTAGAAGCATTGATAGATGCACAAAAAGAGGGTTATGCTGTTGAACTGGATAAACAAAAATTAACCGACTATCTCGTCTTTCCGCTTGAAAGTTACAAAGGCAGGGACAAAATACTTTGCCTTGAGTTACTTCATAAACTGGGAGCGAAAGTTGATTACCAGAAGTATGTAACAGGCATTGAAAAAGAGCAGGTTAAGGAACAAAAAAACTTCGACTATAAGTTGTCGGGTTATGATAAGTTAAGAATGATGTTATTGCGGCAGGAATCTGCCCTATCCATAAAAATGGACAGTTTAATCAACACAAGTAAACATACTATGTTTGGTAACCTATATTGGGGCGAAGACGGTTATCGCTTTTTTGATAATTCGGTACAGTTGAGTGTATTAGCCTACCGCATTATCAAAAACGAAGGCAGGCATCCCGAGCTATTAACCAAGATCCGCGGCTACTTCCTTGAACAACGCCGTCTTGGAGATTGGCGTAATACTTATGAATCGGCGCTGATACTGGAAACTATTCTGCCAGATCTGTTGACAGAAAATAAACAGGTTCAACCATCGCAGATCAGGCTTACAGGCACCGATACAAAAACGATCGACAAATTCCCTTATTCGGCAACGCTAACTGATAAAACAATCAGTATCAGTAAAACAGGCAGCCTGCCTGTATACATTACCGGCTATCAGCAGTTTTGGAACAACAAGCCCGAAAAAGTAAGTAAAGATTTTACAGTAAATACCTGGTTTGAGCGCAAGGAAAAAACAATAACCACCCTGAAAGGCGGTGAACCTGTATTATTAAAAGCAGAAGTAACAGCCCGCGGCGATGCTGATTTTGTGATGATAGAGATCCCGATACCTGCCGGATGCTCGTACGAGAGTAAGGAGCAGCAATGGGACAACAATGAAGTACACCGCGAATATTTTAAAGAGAAAGTAAGCATATTTTGCCGAAGCCTTAAACAGGGCAAATATACATTCACCGTAAATCTCATCCCCCGTTACAACGGTAAATACACCCTAAATCCGGCCAAAGCCGAAATGATGTATTTTCCGGTATTTTACGGCAGAGAGGGGATGAAACAAGTGGTCATTGGGGCATCAGGTCATTAA
- a CDS encoding head GIN domain-containing protein, with protein MKKYLFTFTIASAFIATGILSSCNYRCVHGSGNQTTEKRKAEDFKKVEISGAFKVHLKQDSSLTIEIKADDNLIKYISTSVEGGVLHIKSKKNFCDPGDMVINIGVKNLEEIKASGAVEVNSDGKLNAKDFKLDLSGATKVTLDLNAANVSTDGSGATDVHLTGQAASHKIDLSGAGKIEAFDFVVGDYDIETSGIGHCKINVLKTLNVHTSGASEIEYKGSPSTVNNDKSGASSIKKVD; from the coding sequence ATGAAAAAATACCTTTTTACCTTCACTATAGCAAGTGCATTTATAGCCACCGGCATATTATCATCATGTAATTACAGATGTGTGCACGGCTCAGGAAATCAAACCACCGAAAAGCGCAAGGCCGAAGATTTTAAAAAAGTTGAAATTTCGGGCGCGTTTAAAGTACACCTGAAACAGGATAGTTCGTTGACTATTGAGATCAAAGCTGATGATAACCTGATCAAGTATATTTCAACTTCGGTTGAAGGTGGTGTATTACACATTAAATCAAAAAAGAATTTCTGCGATCCCGGTGATATGGTGATCAACATCGGCGTGAAAAACCTTGAAGAAATTAAAGCTTCAGGTGCGGTTGAAGTTAATTCTGATGGCAAGCTCAACGCTAAAGATTTCAAGCTTGATCTTTCCGGTGCTACTAAAGTTACGCTTGACCTTAACGCGGCCAATGTTTCGACCGACGGCAGTGGCGCCACAGATGTACACCTTACAGGCCAGGCAGCATCGCACAAGATTGACCTGAGCGGCGCCGGTAAAATAGAAGCCTTTGATTTTGTTGTTGGGGACTATGATATCGAAACATCGGGCATTGGACATTGCAAAATCAATGTGCTTAAAACGCTGAACGTGCATACCAGTGGTGCTTCCGAAATTGAGTATAAAGGTTCCCCATCTACCGTGAATAACGATAAGTCGGGAGCTTCGTCTATCAAAAAAGTAGACTGA
- a CDS encoding ATP-dependent Clp protease proteolytic subunit, with the protein MSSNIDKNEFRKYAVKHHRINSLYVDKYIAGVERGNMPTGGITTVPTGMTPYILEERQLNVQAMDVFSRLMMDRIIFLGDAIYDNIANIIQAQLLFLQSADAKRDIQIYINSPGGSVYAGLGIYDTMQFISNDVATICTGMAASMAAVLLVAGTEGKRAALPHARVMIHQPSGGAQGQQSDIEITYQEITKLKKELYQIIADHSGAPYQKVWDASDRDYWMIAEEAKEFGMVDEILRGNKGK; encoded by the coding sequence ATGAGCAGTAATATCGATAAAAACGAATTCAGAAAATATGCTGTTAAGCATCACCGTATTAACAGCCTTTATGTAGACAAATATATTGCAGGTGTTGAAAGAGGCAATATGCCAACAGGTGGTATCACTACCGTACCAACCGGCATGACACCATACATTCTTGAAGAACGCCAGCTTAATGTACAGGCCATGGACGTGTTTTCGCGTTTGATGATGGACCGTATCATTTTCCTGGGCGATGCTATTTATGATAATATTGCAAACATTATCCAGGCTCAGTTGCTATTCTTACAATCGGCTGATGCTAAACGCGATATCCAGATCTACATCAACTCACCAGGTGGTTCGGTTTATGCAGGTTTAGGTATCTATGATACCATGCAATTTATATCAAATGACGTGGCCACTATTTGTACAGGTATGGCCGCTTCAATGGCTGCAGTATTGTTGGTAGCCGGTACTGAAGGTAAAAGGGCAGCGCTTCCGCATGCAAGGGTGATGATCCACCAGCCATCAGGCGGTGCTCAGGGCCAGCAGTCGGATATAGAGATCACTTATCAGGAGATCACTAAATTGAAAAAAGAACTGTACCAGATCATTGCCGATCACAGCGGTGCACCTTACCAAAAAGTTTGGGATGCATCTGACCGTGACTACTGGATGATTGCAGAGGAAGCCAAAGAATTTGGTATGGTTGACGAGATTTTAAGAGGTAATAAAGGAAAGTAA
- a CDS encoding AMP nucleosidase, whose amino-acid sequence MNEELNIKKDGEALPPPVKEVQSPVKSGLKTKEAIVANWLPRYTGRPLEAFGEYIILTNFSKYIQLFSQWNDNAPIMGLEKPMQSVTANGITIINFGMGSSVAATVMDLLTAIHPKAVIFLGKCGGLKKKNNVGDLILPIAAIRGEGTSNDYLPPEVPALPSFALQKAISTTIRDYSRDYWTGTCYTTNRRVWEHDKVFKKYLKDLRAMAVDMETATIFTTGFANKIPTGALLLVSDQPMIPEGVKTAESDSSVTEQFVETHLHIGIESLKQLINNGLTVKHLKF is encoded by the coding sequence ATGAACGAAGAATTAAACATTAAAAAGGACGGAGAAGCCTTACCACCGCCGGTGAAAGAAGTGCAATCGCCCGTAAAATCAGGATTAAAAACAAAAGAAGCAATTGTTGCTAACTGGTTACCGCGTTATACCGGCCGGCCACTTGAAGCATTTGGTGAGTATATTATCCTTACCAATTTTTCAAAGTATATCCAGCTGTTTTCGCAATGGAATGATAACGCGCCTATTATGGGGCTTGAAAAACCAATGCAAAGCGTTACTGCTAACGGTATTACCATTATTAACTTTGGTATGGGAAGTTCGGTTGCGGCTACTGTTATGGACCTGCTCACAGCCATTCACCCCAAAGCGGTAATATTTTTAGGTAAATGCGGCGGCCTTAAGAAGAAAAACAACGTAGGCGACCTGATCCTGCCGATAGCCGCCATTCGTGGCGAAGGTACATCCAACGATTATTTACCTCCCGAAGTACCTGCATTGCCGTCATTCGCGTTGCAAAAGGCTATCTCAACTACCATCCGTGATTATTCACGTGATTACTGGACCGGTACCTGCTACACCACTAACCGCCGCGTTTGGGAGCATGATAAAGTTTTCAAAAAATACCTGAAAGATCTGCGTGCCATGGCCGTTGATATGGAAACAGCTACTATTTTTACCACCGGTTTTGCCAACAAGATTCCTACAGGTGCGTTGCTGTTAGTGTCAGATCAGCCGATGATTCCTGAAGGTGTAAAAACCGCCGAAAGCGATTCGTCAGTAACAGAGCAGTTTGTTGAAACACACCTGCACATAGGTATCGAATCGTTAAAGCAGTTGATCAATAACGGGTTAACGGTTAAGCATCTTAAATTTTAG